The following coding sequences lie in one Hyalangium ruber genomic window:
- a CDS encoding alpha-ketoglutarate-dependent dioxygenase AlkB, translating into MAPPPRRGGMLASKARQRTPGHHYNASFLSAADRSEILQWLSTLKPLWEERYSKHFPPPPGQEQRRLLRPVYWLGNWQFACLDYYRPPKGVKDRCVRAEPFPPVLERQVKKVEELARRMFRGPDMPTGWHLNTCLVNFYGNRLEDGRWVDTARVGEHKDFEPGPVASLSLGERALIQFVTSTRPGERDEIVLEQWLDDGSLQLFGGARWKEQTFHRVQRVDTRAGHKMPPELPDFQTRRVNLTFRYVPDQHVTPFAQLSAEAREDVRPYMRTLAQGSAFFRAELEREKPAP; encoded by the coding sequence ATGGCTCCTCCTCCTCGTCGCGGCGGCATGCTGGCCTCCAAGGCCCGCCAGCGCACGCCGGGCCACCACTACAACGCCAGCTTCCTCTCGGCGGCCGACCGCTCGGAGATCCTCCAGTGGCTCTCGACGCTGAAGCCGCTGTGGGAGGAGCGCTATTCGAAGCACTTCCCTCCTCCTCCGGGACAAGAGCAGCGCCGGCTGCTGCGCCCGGTGTACTGGCTGGGCAACTGGCAGTTCGCGTGCCTCGACTACTACCGCCCTCCCAAGGGGGTGAAGGACCGATGCGTGCGGGCGGAGCCGTTTCCGCCGGTGCTCGAGCGCCAGGTGAAGAAGGTGGAAGAGCTGGCGCGCCGGATGTTCCGGGGCCCGGACATGCCCACCGGCTGGCACCTCAACACCTGCTTGGTGAACTTCTACGGCAACCGCCTGGAGGATGGGCGCTGGGTGGACACGGCGCGCGTGGGCGAGCACAAGGACTTCGAGCCGGGGCCGGTGGCCTCACTGTCACTGGGTGAGCGGGCTCTGATCCAGTTCGTCACCTCCACCCGCCCGGGCGAGCGGGACGAGATCGTGCTCGAGCAGTGGCTGGATGACGGCTCCTTGCAGCTCTTCGGTGGGGCGCGGTGGAAGGAGCAGACCTTCCACCGGGTGCAGCGGGTGGACACCCGGGCGGGACACAAGATGCCGCCCGAGCTGCCCGACTTTCAGACGCGGCGGGTGAACCTCACCTTTCGCTACGTGCCGGACCAGCACGTAACGCCCTTCGCACAGTTGTCAGCCGAGGCGCGCGAGGACGTGCGCCCCTACATGCGGACACTGGCCCAGGGCAGCGCCTTCTTCCGCGCGGAGCTGGAGCGAGAGAAGCCAGCTCCGTGA
- a CDS encoding nicotinamidase, with amino-acid sequence MPLPTPRFHEDARIGQLYLERAAEVSEEACRYAAEHRIRPAREDRVRIAAFGIDVQVAFCTPGASLFVPGAVEDTQRTLRWLYANLERVTELVFSLDTHRAFQIFHPAWWQDVGGRPPPPLTPITAEDIRAGRWRPTRHPEESLAYCERLESNGKYILTVWPFHALLGGLSHPLVPAMYEASLFHALARDTPTWFELKGEHPLTENYSVLSPEVTEVRGQKVGEFNARLFEHLMSFDRVYVFGQAKSHCVLSTLMDLRQHIERTDPSKMGRVCILEDAMSSVPAPPLEPLPPSLDFPRVADEALREFQKAGMRVVRTTDPLEP; translated from the coding sequence ATGCCACTGCCGACTCCCCGTTTCCATGAGGATGCCCGCATCGGGCAGCTCTACCTGGAGCGCGCCGCCGAGGTCTCCGAGGAGGCCTGCCGCTACGCCGCCGAGCACCGCATCCGCCCCGCGCGCGAGGACCGGGTGCGCATCGCCGCTTTCGGCATCGACGTGCAGGTGGCCTTCTGCACCCCTGGCGCCAGCCTCTTCGTCCCCGGCGCCGTCGAGGACACCCAACGCACCCTGCGCTGGCTCTACGCGAACCTCGAGCGCGTCACCGAGCTCGTCTTCTCGCTCGACACCCACCGCGCCTTCCAGATCTTCCACCCCGCGTGGTGGCAGGACGTCGGGGGACGCCCGCCGCCGCCGCTCACCCCCATCACCGCCGAGGACATTCGCGCCGGCCGCTGGAGGCCCACCCGCCACCCGGAAGAGAGCCTCGCCTACTGCGAGCGCCTGGAGTCCAACGGCAAGTACATCCTCACCGTGTGGCCGTTCCATGCGCTGCTCGGAGGCCTGAGCCACCCGCTCGTCCCCGCCATGTACGAGGCGAGCCTCTTCCACGCGCTCGCGCGGGATACGCCCACCTGGTTCGAGCTCAAGGGCGAGCACCCGCTCACGGAGAACTACTCGGTGCTCTCCCCCGAGGTGACGGAGGTGCGCGGCCAGAAGGTCGGTGAATTCAACGCGCGCCTCTTCGAGCACCTCATGTCTTTCGACCGCGTGTACGTCTTCGGCCAGGCCAAGTCCCACTGCGTGCTCTCCACGCTGATGGACCTGCGCCAGCACATCGAGCGGACGGACCCCTCGAAGATGGGCCGCGTCTGCATCCTCGAGGACGCGATGAGCTCCGTGCCCGCGCCGCCGTTGGAGCCGCTGCCGCCCTCGCTCGACTTCCCGCGCGTGGCGGACGAGGCCCTGCGCGAGTTCCAGAAGGCGGGCATGCGCGTGGTGCGCACCACGGATCCGCTCGAGCCGTGA
- a CDS encoding glycerate kinase: MNLRWLIAPQEFKGTLTASEAAEALRAGLKEAAPEVHLDVAPLADGGPGTVEAMLAGAPGERRVLTVQGPLGEPVEAAYAVLDSGQTAIIEMAAASGLSLQKPDARDVRRASSYGTGELIRAALEAGCTKLIVGLGGSATNDGGTGALSALGYRFLDSEGQELPPGGLALRRLARVDASGRHPRLTQVELLAATDVTAPLLGPNGASRLFGPQKGADPAAVEELEEALGYFARGLGPEFIRVPGSGAAGGLGFGLAVLAGASIMSGYSLVSQALQLPRRVAVADVVLTGEGRFDRQTALGKGPAALARTSRELGRIVVLFAGSVVREEGVETSLFHQVIDVGTPALDKVAATQALREAAVRWATEARSMAPPDSREHTRRDGQLVGSGTM; the protein is encoded by the coding sequence GTGAACCTCCGCTGGCTGATCGCTCCCCAGGAGTTCAAAGGCACCCTCACCGCCTCCGAAGCCGCTGAGGCCCTACGAGCCGGGTTGAAAGAGGCAGCCCCCGAGGTCCACCTGGATGTAGCGCCGCTGGCGGATGGAGGGCCCGGCACGGTGGAGGCGATGCTGGCGGGAGCTCCGGGTGAGCGGCGAGTGCTCACCGTGCAGGGGCCGCTGGGTGAGCCCGTCGAGGCGGCCTATGCCGTGCTGGACTCCGGGCAGACGGCGATCATCGAGATGGCGGCGGCCTCGGGGCTGTCGCTGCAGAAGCCGGACGCGCGGGACGTGCGGCGGGCCTCCTCCTACGGCACGGGCGAGCTGATCCGAGCGGCGCTGGAGGCGGGCTGCACCAAGCTCATCGTCGGACTGGGCGGCAGCGCGACGAACGATGGGGGCACCGGAGCGCTCTCGGCGCTGGGCTACCGCTTCCTCGACTCCGAGGGCCAGGAGTTGCCCCCCGGTGGCCTGGCGCTGCGACGCCTGGCGCGGGTGGATGCCAGTGGACGGCACCCTCGGCTCACCCAGGTGGAGCTGCTGGCGGCCACGGACGTGACGGCGCCGCTGCTGGGGCCCAATGGGGCCTCGCGGCTCTTCGGTCCTCAGAAGGGCGCCGATCCGGCGGCGGTAGAGGAGTTGGAGGAGGCGCTGGGGTACTTCGCGCGGGGCCTGGGGCCGGAGTTCATCCGGGTGCCCGGTTCGGGCGCGGCGGGGGGCCTGGGGTTCGGGCTCGCGGTGCTGGCGGGGGCCAGCATCATGTCGGGGTATTCGCTGGTGTCCCAGGCGCTCCAGCTCCCACGGCGCGTGGCGGTGGCGGACGTGGTGCTCACGGGCGAGGGGCGGTTCGATCGGCAGACGGCGCTGGGCAAGGGGCCGGCCGCGCTGGCGCGCACCAGCCGCGAGCTGGGGCGAATCGTGGTGCTCTTCGCGGGCTCGGTGGTTCGCGAGGAGGGGGTGGAGACCTCGCTGTTCCACCAGGTCATCGACGTGGGTACGCCCGCGCTCGACAAGGTCGCCGCCACGCAGGCGCTGCGGGAGGCGGCGGTGCGCTGGGCCACCGAGGCCCGGAGCATGGCGCCTCCAGACAGCCGGGAGCACACACGCCGGGACGGGCAGCTGGTCGGCTCGGGCACCATGTAG
- a CDS encoding YkgJ family cysteine cluster protein, whose protein sequence is MQERDWDDEDEAPQASEIAEARALRELRVIYQRADTAYAPFSCPASGECCQLARTQRQPWLWHPEWQLLASRHGLPPPRDDGACPYLDGAGKRCTVYADRPFGCRTFFCERIRGPARQPAEAVDTLLRRLEAVSQRVRPHLKSPRPLLEWHAEALSLEERR, encoded by the coding sequence ATGCAAGAGCGGGACTGGGACGACGAGGACGAGGCCCCACAGGCCAGCGAGATCGCGGAGGCGCGGGCGCTGCGGGAGCTGAGGGTCATCTACCAGCGAGCCGACACGGCCTACGCCCCCTTCTCCTGCCCCGCCAGCGGTGAGTGTTGCCAGCTGGCGCGGACCCAGCGCCAGCCCTGGCTGTGGCACCCGGAGTGGCAGCTGCTCGCGAGCCGCCACGGCCTCCCCCCTCCCCGCGACGATGGCGCCTGCCCGTACCTGGATGGGGCAGGCAAGCGGTGTACCGTCTACGCGGACCGGCCCTTCGGCTGCCGCACCTTCTTCTGCGAGCGCATCCGAGGCCCTGCTCGCCAGCCCGCGGAGGCCGTGGACACGCTCCTGCGGCGGCTGGAGGCGGTCTCCCAGCGCGTGCGGCCCCACCTCAAGAGTCCACGCCCTCTGCTGGAATGGCACGCGGAGGCCCTGTCCCTGGAGGAACGACGATGA